In the Theobroma cacao cultivar B97-61/B2 chromosome 1, Criollo_cocoa_genome_V2, whole genome shotgun sequence genome, one interval contains:
- the LOC18612162 gene encoding ribose-phosphate pyrophosphokinase 4 gives MENNNNNMGELKAQNQNKKQVRLFYCMECEELAAKVAAQSQLITLQSINWRNFDDGFPNLFINNAHDIRGQHVAFLASFSSPSVIFEQLSVIYNLPRLFVASFTLVLPFFPTGSFERMEEEGDVATAFTMARILSNIPISRGGPTSLVIYDIHALQERFYFGDHVLPLFETGIPLLKQRLHQLPDAEKIVVAFPDDGAWKRFHKLLDHFPMVICTKVREGDKRIVRLKEGNPAGCHVVIVDDLVQSGGTLIECQKVLVAHGAAKVSAYVTHGVFPKRSWERFTPKNDEGSEKGFAFFWITDSCPHTVKAIGNRAPFEVLSLAGSIADALQI, from the exons atggagaacaacaacaacaacatgGGAGAGTTGAAGGCCCAGAATCAGAATAAGAAGCAAGTTCGTTTGTTTTACTGTATGGAATGTGAAGAGCTTGCCGCTAAAGTTGCTGCTCAATCCCAACTCATTACCCTTCAATCTATCAACTGGAG GaattttgatgatggatttccAAATCTTTTCATAAATAATGCACATGATATCCGAGGCCAGCATGTTGCCTTTCTTGCATCCTTCAGCTCCCCATCTGTCATTTTTGAACAGCTTTCTGTCATATACAATCTGCCACGATTGTTTGTTGCTTCCTTCACATTGGTGCTGCCATTCTTTCCAACTGGCTCCTTTGAGAGaatggaagaagaaggagatGTAGCAACTGCATTTACCATGGCAAGGATTTTGTCAAATATTCCCATATCAAGAGGTGGTCCTACAAGTTTAGTCATTTACGACATCCATGCTCTGCAG gaaagattttattttggaGACCATGTGTTGCCATTATTTGAGACTGGGATTCCTCTTCTAAAGCAACGCCTTCACCAGCTTCCTGACGCTGAAAAG ATAGTTGTTGCATTTCCGGATGATGGAGCTTGGAAACGATTTCACAAGCTGTTGGATCATTTTCCAATG GTTATCTGCACAAAGGTTCGTGAGGGTGACAAGAGGATAGTTCGGCTCAAGGAGGGAAATCCTGCTGGTTGTCATGTGGTGATAGTTGATGACTTAGTGCAATCTGGAGGCACTCTTATTGAATGCCAG AAAGTTTTGGTAGCGCATGGTGCAGCAAAGGTTAGTGCTTATGTCACCCATGGTGTTTTTCCTAAGCGCTCCTGGGAGCGATTTACACCTAAGAATGATG AAGGGTCAGAGAAGGGATTTGCCTTCTTTTGGATCACGGATTCTTGCCCACACACTGTCAAAGCCATTGGAAACAGAGCTCCTTTTGAAGTTCTGAGTCTTGCAGGATCCATTGCTGATGCTTTACAAATTTAA
- the LOC18612163 gene encoding glycerol-3-phosphate acyltransferase 1, whose translation MVFPVVFLKLADWVLYQLLANSCYRAARKMRNYGFFLRNQTLRSPPQQQAASLFPSVTKCDVGNSRRFDTLVCDIHGVLLGSDTFFPYFMLVAFEGGSIVRAFLLLLSCSFLWVLDSELKLRIMIFISFCGLRKKDIESVGRAVLPKFYLENLNLQVYEVWSKTSSRVVFTSIPRVMVEGFLHEYMSASGVVGTELHTVGNRFTGLLSSSGLLVKHNALKEHFGDKKPDVGLGSSSLHDQYFISLCKEAYVVNMEDGKSNLSSFMPRDKYPKPLIFHDGRLAFLPTPFATLSMFLWLPFGIVLSILRIFVGICLPYKLAVICATLSGVQLKFQGCFPSSNSQHKKGVLYVCTHRTLLDPVFLSTALCKPLTAVTYSLSKMSELIAPIKTVRLTRDRKQDGETMQKLLSEGDLVVCPEGTTCREPYLLRFSSLFAELADEIVPVAINAHVSMFYGTTASGLKCLDPIFFLMNPRPSYHVQILGKVPQEFTCAGGRSSFEVANYIQRKLADALGFECTTLTRRDKYLMLAGTEGVVHENKRN comes from the exons ATGGTTTTCCCTGTGGTATTTCTGAAGCTAGCAGACTGGGTCTTGTACCAGCTGCTGGCCAACTCATGTTATAGAGCTGCAAGGAAGATGAGAAACTACGGGTTTTTTCTAAGGAACCAAACTCTTAGGTCACCACCACAGCAACAAGCTGCTTCTTTGTTCCCTAGTGTTACCAAGTGTGATGTAGGCAATAGTAGAAGGTTTGATACATTGGTCTGTGATATCCATGGAGTCTTGTTAGGATCAGACACATTTTTTCCTTACTTCATGCTAGTTGCTTTTGAAGGTGGTAGCATTGTGAGAGCCTTTCTGTTGCTTTTATCATGCTCCTTTTTGTGGGTATTGGACTCAGAGCTCAAGTTGAGgattatgatttttatttccttttgtgGGCTTAGGAAGAAGGACATCGAGAGTGTTGGCAGGGCTGTTTTGCCAAAGTTTTATCTCGAGAATCTAAATCTCCAAGTCTATGAAGTTTGGTCTAAAACAAGTTCAAGGGTTGTCTTTACAAGTATACCTAGAGTAATGGTGGAAGGATTTCTCCACGAATACATGAGTGCTAGTGGTGTTGTAGGCACCGAATTGCACACTGTTGGGAACCGATTCACAGGTTTGTTGTCCAGCTCCGGGTTGCTTGTAAAGCATAATGCTTTAAAGGAACACTTCGGAGATAAAAAGCCTGATGTTGGCCTCGGAAGTTCAAGCCTCCATGACCAATACTTTATCTCCCTTTGCAAG GAAGCCTATGTGGTGAACATGGAAGATGGCAAAAGCAATCTAAGCAGTTTCATGCCAAGGGACAAGTACCCGAAGCCTCTTATATTTCATGATGGGAGGCTAGCTTTCTTGCCAACTCCATTTGCAACTCTTTCAATGTTCCTGTGGCTTCCATTTGGAATAGTTCTTTCCATTCTTAGGATTTTCGTTGGTATCTGCCTGCCTTACAAGCTAGCTGTTATCTGCGCTACTCTGAGTGGTGTACAGCTGAAATTCCAAGGGTGCTTCCCTTCATCAAattcacaacataaaaaagGGGTTCTTTATGTTTGTACCCATAGAACTCTTCTGGACCCAGTTTTCCTTAGCACAGCATTATGCAAGCCTTTGACTGCAGTTACTTATAGTCTAAGCAAAATGTCTGAACTGATAGCTCCCATCAAAACAGTTAGGTTGACAAGGGACAGGAAACAAGATGGAGAAACCATGCAAAAATTGCTCAGTGAAGGTGATTTGGTAGTGTGCCCGGAAGGAACCACATGCAGAGAGCCTTACTTGTTAAGGTTTAGCTCATTGTTTGCTGAGCTAGCCGATGAGATAGTCCCAGTGGCCATAAACGCACATGTAAGCATGTTTTACGGGACAACTGCAAGTGGGTTAAAATGCTTGGATCCTATCTTCTTTCTGATGAACCCCAGACCTAGCTACCATGTTCAAATCCTTGGGAAGGTGCCTCAAGAGTTTACATGTGCAGGGGGCAGGTCTAGCTTTGAAGTGGCAAATTATATTCAGAGAAAGCTGGCTGATGCTCTGGGATTTGAGTGTACTACCCTTACAAGGAGAGACAAGTACTTGATGCTAGCAGGCACTGAAGGGGTTGTCcatgaaaataagagaaattaa